From a single Leptospira levettii genomic region:
- a CDS encoding periplasmic-type flagellar collar protein FlbB yields the protein MASVTDSTRSFFLIVLIFFLIAIGFFVFDYFQVINAEDYLPFLKKQAGLVNQDLLSPTELEKLEMEKAKERLIADREELEQMERELEEKSSSLSADKERLEELKEGIQRKEKEMAEKARKDNARAEKVKVLANKVANMPPESARDMLLNWPDYDIIEVFEQMDKDAEEDGRQTITTYLLTLFPAERRSVISNKWLDAGAKNVPNYGKSIDEENDEP from the coding sequence ATGGCAAGTGTAACTGACAGCACAAGATCCTTCTTTTTAATTGTATTGATTTTCTTTCTTATAGCGATTGGTTTTTTTGTTTTTGACTACTTCCAAGTCATTAATGCTGAAGACTATCTTCCTTTTTTAAAAAAACAAGCGGGCCTTGTGAACCAAGACCTACTCTCTCCCACGGAACTTGAGAAGTTGGAGATGGAAAAAGCAAAAGAAAGACTCATTGCTGACCGTGAAGAACTTGAACAAATGGAACGTGAGTTAGAGGAAAAATCTTCATCACTCAGTGCTGACAAAGAACGATTGGAAGAACTCAAAGAAGGGATCCAACGGAAAGAAAAAGAAATGGCGGAAAAAGCGAGAAAGGACAATGCACGTGCCGAAAAAGTAAAAGTCCTCGCAAACAAAGTGGCGAACATGCCTCCCGAATCAGCAAGAGATATGCTCCTCAATTGGCCAGACTACGATATCATTGAAGTATTCGAACAAATGGACAAAGATGCAGAAGAAGATGGAAGGCAAACCATCACAACCTATCTTCTCACTTTATTCCCTGCAGAAAGAAGGTCTGTGATCTCGAATAAATGGCTCGATGCAGGTGCCAAAAATGTTCCAAACTACGGCAAAAGTATCGATGAGGAAAACGACGAACCTTAA
- a CDS encoding DUF370 domain-containing protein codes for MSSFPVLNVGFSNVVFVSKILTILLADSAGAKRLRTEAKSENRLIDATCGRKTRSVLVLDSGHILLSAIRPESLSKRLETGDNHIGEGEEESED; via the coding sequence ATGTCTTCGTTTCCGGTTCTCAATGTAGGATTCTCTAACGTTGTTTTTGTTTCCAAAATTCTGACCATATTGTTGGCAGATTCAGCAGGGGCAAAACGACTCCGAACGGAAGCAAAATCGGAGAACCGTCTCATTGATGCTACCTGTGGACGTAAAACTAGGTCTGTGTTAGTCCTTGACTCAGGCCATATTCTGTTATCTGCAATTCGCCCTGAAAGTTTGTCCAAACGTTTGGAAACAGGTGACAACCACATTGGAGAAGGGGAAGAGGAGTCAGAAGATTGA
- a CDS encoding LIC10235 family protein: protein MEPQKVGPGQIDKIADDLKKDPEKSIGNYLFKGFRIQISKYKASGAERVQQLYKRRRAQGLCIVCGTKVTRKNPVTGILYRLCDTHRAEIDQKNKEKAKAKKGK from the coding sequence ATGGAACCACAAAAAGTAGGCCCAGGACAAATCGACAAAATCGCGGATGATCTTAAAAAAGACCCAGAGAAGTCGATTGGGAATTACCTTTTCAAAGGATTCAGAATTCAAATCTCCAAGTACAAAGCATCTGGAGCGGAGAGAGTTCAACAACTTTACAAAAGAAGAAGAGCACAAGGTCTATGCATCGTTTGTGGTACCAAAGTAACTCGTAAAAATCCGGTAACAGGAATTCTTTACAGACTTTGTGACACTCATAGAGCAGAAATCGACCAAAAGAATAAAGAAAAAGCAAAAGCGAAAAAAGGAAAATAA
- a CDS encoding 4Fe-4S dicluster domain-containing protein, producing MKRKDLFREGFKSVFQFTFTKADEISEAIKEVWQEETDQIPKKTPKSDPKQNVKKTKQKSKPTLVRKRKTKMFQTLSLPPGASKDFFSLCTGCNECIFACPYAVLFPVTATDSEKTYPHFDPNAKACHLCSDWPCITACPEDALLPYEVSETTPKFGKAKLLKEFCINEKTGESTCNACFVTCPIEKTVKFKGNLPVFAQSSCTGCGLCVETCPSFPKAIQIKLFKSE from the coding sequence ATGAAACGTAAGGATCTTTTCCGAGAAGGATTTAAATCCGTTTTCCAATTCACCTTTACGAAAGCGGATGAAATTTCCGAAGCCATCAAAGAAGTTTGGCAGGAAGAAACAGACCAAATCCCTAAAAAAACACCCAAATCCGATCCAAAACAGAACGTCAAAAAAACAAAACAAAAGAGTAAGCCGACTCTTGTTCGGAAACGTAAGACAAAGATGTTCCAAACTCTGTCTTTACCTCCAGGAGCATCAAAAGATTTTTTTTCTCTCTGTACAGGTTGTAACGAATGTATTTTTGCCTGTCCTTACGCCGTCTTATTCCCTGTTACAGCAACAGATTCCGAAAAAACATATCCACATTTTGATCCAAATGCAAAAGCTTGTCACCTTTGTTCTGATTGGCCTTGTATCACTGCTTGTCCTGAAGACGCATTATTACCGTACGAAGTGTCCGAAACGACGCCAAAGTTTGGTAAGGCGAAACTTTTAAAAGAATTTTGTATCAATGAAAAAACAGGGGAATCAACCTGTAATGCTTGTTTTGTTACCTGCCCTATTGAAAAAACCGTTAAATTTAAAGGGAATTTACCAGTTTTTGCACAATCGAGTTGCACAGGATGTGGGTTATGTGTAGAAACTTGTCCAAGTTTTCCAAAAGCAATTCAGATTAAGTTATTCAAAAGCGAATGA
- a CDS encoding FliI/YscN family ATPase, with product MIEKKFTEQIDAISKYLNVVEKIEPIRKSGVVVSVVGNVIYSQGPPDSKVGEILEVERGSDKGYLACVLVGFKDHLYTLMPLGDTQEIFPHAFVFSSGRQITLNAGPELLGRVLNGLGKPIDNKGILITKEERASEPRFLNPLDRPPISEILETGVRAIDGMLTVGRGQRIGIFSGSGVGKSSLLGMIARYTNADVNVVALIGERGREVNEFLHVELGKEALARSVVFVATSDSSKMEQVSCANLACSAAEYFREKGMSVNLYMDSLTRYAEALRELSIGEPVVTKGYASTVFTKMAKLVERAGTSHNGGSITGFYTVLTDAEDDMDDIVADKVRGFIDGHIVLTRKLAEQSHYPAIDVPSSLSRLMQKIVNEDHYMRASIVRELISKYKNSEDIILLNAYVRGADEKIDMAIDKKSQIDDYLRQRIEEKSSYNEAIKKLELILQSSSRNDDEF from the coding sequence ATGATCGAGAAAAAATTCACAGAACAAATCGATGCCATTTCGAAATACCTGAATGTCGTCGAAAAAATCGAACCCATTCGCAAAAGTGGGGTCGTTGTATCTGTTGTGGGGAACGTCATCTATTCCCAAGGACCTCCCGATTCTAAGGTTGGTGAAATTTTAGAAGTCGAACGTGGGTCAGACAAAGGATACCTAGCCTGTGTCCTTGTTGGATTTAAAGACCATCTATACACCTTAATGCCATTAGGTGATACTCAAGAAATATTCCCTCATGCCTTTGTATTTTCCTCTGGTAGACAAATCACTTTAAATGCAGGTCCAGAACTTTTAGGACGAGTTTTAAATGGTCTTGGGAAACCAATTGATAACAAAGGGATCCTCATCACAAAAGAAGAAAGAGCATCTGAACCAAGGTTCTTAAACCCACTTGATCGCCCTCCTATCTCTGAAATTTTAGAAACAGGGGTTCGTGCCATTGATGGAATGTTAACTGTTGGGCGTGGACAACGGATTGGAATTTTTTCAGGTTCTGGAGTTGGTAAATCCAGTTTACTTGGGATGATCGCCCGTTATACGAATGCAGATGTAAACGTGGTAGCACTCATTGGAGAAAGGGGACGCGAGGTAAATGAATTTTTACATGTAGAACTTGGGAAAGAAGCACTGGCAAGATCGGTTGTTTTTGTTGCGACTTCTGATTCTTCCAAGATGGAACAAGTGAGTTGTGCAAACCTAGCTTGTTCAGCGGCAGAATACTTTCGTGAAAAGGGAATGTCAGTCAATTTGTATATGGATTCCCTTACCAGGTATGCAGAAGCCCTAAGAGAATTATCCATTGGCGAACCAGTTGTCACAAAAGGATATGCATCCACTGTATTTACTAAAATGGCAAAACTAGTCGAACGTGCCGGAACCTCACATAACGGCGGTTCTATTACTGGTTTTTATACTGTATTAACTGATGCCGAAGATGATATGGATGATATTGTGGCGGACAAGGTTCGAGGATTTATTGATGGGCATATTGTATTAACAAGAAAACTTGCCGAACAAAGCCATTACCCTGCGATTGATGTACCTTCTTCTCTTTCTCGATTGATGCAAAAAATTGTGAATGAAGATCACTATATGCGTGCCTCCATTGTTCGGGAATTGATCTCCAAATACAAAAATTCTGAAGATATCATCTTACTCAATGCCTATGTGCGTGGTGCTGATGAAAAAATAGACATGGCAATTGATAAAAAATCGCAAATTGATGACTATTTAAGACAACGAATTGAAGAAAAATCTTCTTACAACGAAGCGATCAAAAAACTGGAACTTATTTTACAATCATCATCTCGCAATGACGATGAGTTTTAA
- the fliJ gene encoding flagellar export protein FliJ yields the protein MKRFRFSLETVLKLRGLKEEEEIRRLSLVVSKLNSLISEKENNQKEIESSYEAILSSAKVGTSLSDYLSIEQYIKGLIRRNEELDHRISNQTEEVNLVRKDVMVARMNKKVIEVLKDKRFLEWKKKRNRMERREVEEFNFHLNKQSLFDSLESYGPKVSKKIPRTFKILNREDGGDELASDFKTLRDFYEKYYLGQGKS from the coding sequence GTGAAACGATTTCGCTTCAGTTTGGAGACGGTTTTAAAACTTCGGGGCTTAAAAGAAGAGGAAGAAATCCGCCGTTTGTCACTCGTTGTATCCAAACTCAATTCCCTTATTTCCGAAAAGGAAAACAATCAAAAAGAAATCGAATCTTCCTACGAAGCAATCTTATCTTCTGCAAAAGTAGGGACAAGTTTATCTGACTATTTATCCATTGAACAATACATCAAAGGTCTCATTCGTCGGAACGAAGAATTGGATCATAGAATTTCAAACCAAACCGAAGAAGTCAATTTGGTTCGTAAAGATGTGATGGTTGCCAGGATGAATAAAAAAGTGATCGAGGTCTTAAAGGACAAACGATTCCTTGAATGGAAAAAAAAGCGAAATCGAATGGAACGTAGAGAAGTGGAAGAATTCAATTTCCATCTAAACAAACAGTCATTATTTGATTCACTTGAAAGTTATGGTCCTAAAGTTTCCAAAAAAATTCCAAGAACTTTCAAAATATTAAACAGGGAAGATGGCGGAGACGAACTCGCATCTGACTTTAAAACTCTCCGCGATTTTTATGAAAAATATTACCTAGGACAAGGCAAATCATAA
- a CDS encoding SpoIIE family protein phosphatase — protein MSHKYLHLLLFVWSQFLGSFSPAFATSLGESVESSGGTPIHLEGDWEFYPRVFLSEVETRDLPFQMLTVPGIWNSVLGSGEGYGTYRLVLQKPSYLANEEVFGIKILDVATASRVIWNGKQLGSSGVVGKTRDKSDPSYQFQLYPLPWKDGPNELLIEISNFHHAKGGLWEPPYIGEWNQLYRESETDLASSLFLAGSVFIIALYHFGLFYFRRTDKGNLLFGFAALLLALRTLFTGERFVFNELSPILSWNVCLRIEYFTFYISPYLFFAFFREFYPDYYPKWMHRLLLFPTLLFISFLFVLPTQVYTELNSYYQIVFLFGILMILQGVFRAAIHKKESGFLFFVGICTVAIAALVDLLNANQIFYSVEAIPIGIFVFILVQSLTLSRRFSRAFSEVETLSKRLLALDKLKDEFLANTSHELKTPLNGIIGIAESMFDGIGGKLNQEQRQNLGMIVSSGKRLSSLVDDILDFSKMKNRDLDLDLKAIDLHQICDFVLVISRPLYVTKNLTVRNNVPIDFPPILGDEARLQQILFNIIGNAIKFTEKGRIEVSCEIVDKMAVISIRDTGIGIPKDKFSDIFRSFEQVDSSTTRKFGGTGLGLAISKRLVELHGGNIWVESIPSEGSVFSFSLPLAREGEIPIEKPPMKKTEMWFGGDNFDFEPIEDTEEEFEGEKLKVIVVDDEPINRQVLKNHLTLIGCDVSEAANGVDAIRLVRDEGPFELMVLDIMMPGMSGYDVCAVLRESYSLYQLPILFLTAKNQIADIIAALEAGGNDYLAKPFDKRELISRAKNLITLKKAVEEQNKFIAIQNELGLARKLQYSILPEEAPNVVGIKTEFYYEPMDSIGGDFFDFHAISETELGVLIADVSGHGIPAALVSAMLKIAFSTQVRLAKEPSQLLNQINTTLLGKMKGAFVTASYVYINLETKQMIHARCGHPPLILNRKGENKAKLSMPQGKLIGWIPELDIQEDHIQIQSGDRIVLYTDGITEATNAQKEMIGQENWETMSHRYSGYPVTESKRLLLEKIKEFTGNRTPDDDVTLVILEIE, from the coding sequence TTGTCCCATAAATACTTACATCTCCTTTTGTTTGTTTGGAGCCAGTTTTTAGGTTCCTTTTCTCCTGCATTTGCCACCTCACTTGGTGAATCAGTGGAGTCCAGTGGTGGTACCCCGATCCATTTAGAAGGGGATTGGGAGTTTTACCCCCGAGTGTTTTTGTCGGAAGTGGAAACACGGGATCTTCCTTTCCAAATGTTAACAGTTCCAGGGATTTGGAACTCCGTCCTCGGCTCAGGAGAAGGGTATGGGACCTACCGCCTCGTTTTGCAAAAGCCAAGTTATTTGGCAAATGAGGAAGTGTTTGGAATCAAAATTTTGGATGTGGCAACTGCCTCTCGTGTGATTTGGAACGGCAAACAACTTGGTTCTTCCGGTGTTGTCGGAAAAACACGAGACAAGTCTGACCCTTCTTACCAATTCCAATTGTATCCTTTACCATGGAAGGATGGCCCAAACGAGTTACTCATTGAAATTTCTAATTTCCATCATGCTAAGGGTGGGTTATGGGAACCACCTTACATCGGTGAGTGGAACCAGTTGTACAGGGAAAGTGAAACTGACCTTGCCTCTTCACTGTTTTTGGCTGGATCTGTATTTATCATTGCATTGTATCATTTTGGATTGTTTTACTTTCGACGCACGGACAAAGGGAATTTATTATTTGGGTTTGCCGCATTACTATTAGCACTTCGGACTTTATTCACAGGTGAACGATTTGTCTTCAATGAACTATCACCTATTTTAAGTTGGAATGTATGTTTACGAATTGAATACTTTACGTTTTATATCTCACCTTATTTGTTCTTTGCATTTTTTCGTGAGTTTTATCCTGATTATTATCCGAAATGGATGCACAGGTTACTTCTTTTCCCAACACTTTTGTTTATTTCATTTTTGTTTGTTTTGCCAACACAAGTTTATACAGAACTAAACAGTTATTACCAGATTGTATTTTTATTTGGGATCCTCATGATTCTACAAGGTGTGTTCCGGGCAGCCATCCACAAAAAAGAAAGTGGATTTTTGTTTTTTGTAGGAATCTGTACAGTTGCGATTGCAGCTCTTGTCGATTTGTTAAACGCAAACCAAATTTTTTATTCGGTGGAAGCAATTCCCATTGGGATTTTCGTTTTTATCCTAGTTCAATCTCTTACACTATCTAGAAGATTTAGCCGTGCATTTTCAGAAGTGGAAACTTTATCGAAACGATTATTGGCTTTGGATAAATTGAAAGATGAGTTTTTGGCAAATACATCCCATGAACTAAAAACACCATTAAATGGGATTATTGGTATCGCCGAATCTATGTTTGATGGAATCGGTGGGAAACTCAACCAAGAACAGAGACAAAATTTGGGAATGATCGTCAGTTCTGGGAAAAGACTCTCTTCCCTCGTTGATGACATTTTAGATTTTTCCAAAATGAAAAATCGCGATTTGGATTTGGATCTGAAGGCAATTGACCTACACCAAATTTGTGATTTTGTCCTTGTGATTTCAAGACCTTTATATGTAACAAAAAATCTTACCGTTAGGAATAATGTTCCTATTGATTTTCCACCGATTCTTGGTGATGAAGCACGACTCCAACAGATTTTGTTCAATATCATTGGAAATGCTATCAAGTTCACAGAAAAGGGTAGGATTGAAGTATCTTGTGAAATCGTAGATAAAATGGCAGTGATTTCCATCCGAGATACTGGGATCGGAATTCCTAAAGACAAGTTTTCTGATATCTTTCGTTCCTTTGAACAAGTGGATTCTTCCACAACACGTAAGTTTGGTGGGACGGGGCTTGGACTCGCCATTTCAAAACGTTTGGTCGAACTCCATGGAGGAAATATTTGGGTAGAATCCATTCCTTCAGAAGGATCTGTGTTTTCTTTTTCATTGCCGTTAGCACGAGAAGGGGAAATCCCGATCGAAAAACCACCTATGAAAAAAACAGAGATGTGGTTTGGTGGAGACAATTTTGATTTTGAACCAATTGAAGATACAGAAGAAGAATTTGAGGGTGAAAAATTAAAAGTCATCGTTGTGGATGATGAACCTATCAACCGTCAGGTGCTAAAGAATCATTTAACTCTCATTGGCTGTGATGTAAGTGAAGCTGCGAATGGTGTGGATGCGATTCGTCTTGTGAGAGACGAAGGCCCATTTGAACTTATGGTGCTTGATATTATGATGCCTGGGATGAGTGGGTATGATGTTTGTGCTGTTTTACGAGAATCATATTCTTTATACCAATTACCCATCTTGTTTTTAACTGCCAAAAATCAAATTGCAGACATTATCGCTGCTTTGGAAGCAGGCGGGAATGATTATCTGGCAAAACCATTTGACAAACGTGAATTGATCTCTCGTGCTAAAAATCTAATTACTTTAAAAAAAGCAGTAGAAGAACAAAACAAATTCATCGCCATCCAAAACGAATTGGGTTTGGCGCGAAAACTTCAGTATTCCATTCTACCGGAAGAAGCACCAAATGTAGTTGGAATTAAAACTGAGTTTTATTATGAACCAATGGACAGTATCGGTGGAGATTTTTTTGATTTCCATGCGATCTCTGAAACTGAATTGGGAGTTCTCATTGCAGACGTATCCGGGCATGGAATCCCCGCTGCCCTTGTGTCAGCGATGTTAAAAATTGCATTTTCCACACAAGTGAGACTTGCCAAAGAACCTTCACAACTATTGAACCAAATCAATACAACGCTCTTAGGAAAGATGAAGGGTGCATTTGTGACTGCATCGTATGTCTATATCAATTTGGAAACCAAACAAATGATCCATGCTCGTTGTGGACACCCTCCTCTTATCCTCAACCGTAAAGGAGAAAACAAAGCCAAACTCAGTATGCCACAGGGAAAACTCATTGGTTGGATCCCAGAACTTGATATTCAGGAAGACCACATCCAAATCCAATCAGGTGATCGAATTGTATTGTATACAGATGGTATTACGGAAGCTACCAACGCACAAAAAGAAATGATTGGCCAAGAAAATTGGGAAACGATGTCACACCGTTATAGTGGTTATCCCGTCACAGAATCAAAACGTTTGTTACTCGAAAAAATCAAAGAGTTTACTGGGAACAGAACTCCAGATGATGACGTAACCCTTGTGATCTTAGAAATTGAATGA
- the murA gene encoding UDP-N-acetylglucosamine 1-carboxyvinyltransferase translates to MSSSYFKIIGKNPLHGTIVPQGNKNEALPLLGALLLWEGDVILENLPEIADVQKLMDVLRHIGVEITSLDTKGSYLFQKKNPVKSDLPYELCSQLRGAVTLAGPILARTGRVFLPKPGGDKIGRRRMDTHLLALEALGAKIEVFPDGYMITADRLFGKDILLDEASVTATENAVMAAVFAEGTTTIRNAASEPHVQGLCRFLQAAGAKIEGIGTNHLTITGVTSLSSPSGGLRHRIGSDYLEVGSFISLAAVTGGEIHITDVNLEDIRMIRMVYSRLGIEVRPTETGILVPSDQKMEIIPDYHGATPKIDDAPWPGFPADMTSVALVTATQCKGTVLIHEKLFESRLFFVDNIIAMGAQIILCDPHRAIVIGANRLYGQRVASPDIRAGMAMIIAALCAEGQSEIHNIVQIDRGFESIDTRLRSLGAQIERIPS, encoded by the coding sequence GTGAGCTCTTCCTACTTTAAAATTATCGGCAAAAATCCACTCCACGGGACAATTGTTCCCCAAGGAAATAAAAACGAAGCACTTCCACTCCTAGGAGCTTTGCTCTTATGGGAAGGAGACGTGATTTTAGAAAACCTACCCGAAATTGCCGACGTCCAGAAGCTCATGGATGTTCTCCGCCACATTGGTGTGGAGATCACTTCCCTCGATACCAAAGGATCCTACCTCTTTCAGAAAAAAAATCCAGTGAAATCGGATTTACCTTATGAACTTTGTTCCCAACTCCGAGGGGCTGTGACTCTTGCAGGTCCTATCCTTGCCAGAACGGGGCGTGTATTTTTACCAAAACCTGGTGGAGACAAAATTGGTCGCCGCCGTATGGACACCCACCTCCTTGCGTTAGAAGCCCTTGGTGCGAAAATTGAAGTGTTTCCAGATGGTTATATGATCACAGCCGATCGATTGTTCGGGAAAGACATCCTGCTCGATGAAGCATCGGTGACCGCTACCGAAAATGCAGTGATGGCAGCCGTTTTTGCAGAAGGAACAACTACCATTCGAAATGCAGCTTCCGAACCACATGTACAAGGACTTTGCCGATTTTTACAAGCGGCAGGTGCCAAAATCGAAGGCATTGGGACAAACCACCTAACGATCACAGGTGTCACTTCTCTTTCTTCTCCCAGTGGTGGTTTAAGACACCGCATAGGATCGGATTATTTGGAAGTTGGATCCTTTATCAGTTTAGCAGCCGTAACTGGTGGGGAAATCCACATTACCGATGTTAATTTGGAAGACATTCGAATGATCCGAATGGTCTATTCCCGACTTGGGATCGAAGTGCGACCAACAGAAACTGGTATCCTTGTCCCTTCCGACCAAAAAATGGAAATTATACCCGACTACCATGGTGCCACTCCCAAAATTGATGATGCACCTTGGCCTGGATTCCCAGCTGATATGACATCCGTTGCGTTGGTGACTGCCACACAGTGTAAGGGAACTGTTCTCATCCATGAAAAACTCTTTGAATCTCGGCTCTTTTTTGTGGACAACATCATTGCGATGGGAGCCCAAATCATCCTATGTGACCCACACAGAGCCATTGTGATTGGTGCCAATCGATTGTATGGACAACGAGTGGCAAGCCCAGACATACGTGCAGGAATGGCGATGATCATTGCTGCTCTTTGTGCGGAAGGCCAAAGTGAGATCCATAACATAGTCCAAATTGACAGAGGATTTGAGTCAATTGATACAAGGTTAAGGTCACTTGGGGCACAAATCGAAAGAATTCCAAGTTAA
- a CDS encoding guanylate kinase has translation MKAIPNLYIISSVAGGGKSTIIQALLKENPEFYFSISCTTRDPRPGDEEGKTYYFLTTLEFQKRIAAGEFYEWAEVHGNFYGTPKAPILEAIKEHRVALLDLDVQGAKSAKELRPESVTIFIEPPSREIWIERLIRRGTDSKTSIEKRIENGIKELEEAPNFDYVVINDKLEDAITEVKAILCGTKTKTQ, from the coding sequence TTGAAAGCAATTCCGAATCTTTATATCATCTCTTCCGTTGCTGGTGGAGGGAAATCGACCATCATCCAAGCCCTTCTCAAAGAGAACCCAGAGTTCTATTTTTCCATCTCCTGTACAACAAGGGACCCGCGGCCTGGAGATGAAGAAGGAAAAACGTATTACTTCCTAACCACGCTTGAGTTCCAAAAAAGAATCGCTGCTGGTGAATTTTACGAATGGGCGGAAGTTCATGGCAATTTTTATGGAACTCCTAAAGCTCCGATCTTAGAGGCTATCAAGGAACACCGTGTGGCACTTCTCGATTTGGATGTGCAAGGTGCCAAATCTGCTAAGGAACTAAGACCTGAATCTGTTACTATTTTTATCGAACCTCCAAGCCGTGAGATTTGGATTGAACGCCTCATCAGACGAGGGACAGATTCAAAAACAAGTATCGAAAAGCGAATTGAGAATGGAATTAAAGAATTGGAAGAAGCACCAAACTTCGATTATGTTGTCATCAATGACAAATTGGAAGATGCTATCACAGAAGTGAAAGCAATCCTTTGTGGAACAAAAACGAAAACTCAGTAA